A window of the Streptomyces sp. JB150 genome harbors these coding sequences:
- a CDS encoding LuxR C-terminal-related transcriptional regulator — MVDPDPASRALLSRFAERGGEPGSLLSAASAADIPLGRVNRPVTLILSSAAGVGDLSLLGRLIADPETRVVLILRSLMQNQLDTAQWVLADAVLRLEDVQSAALDEVLPPQGRGTVAVSPEVLRRVVQLASAKAEGEVTRPRLTERETEALWGAAQGMSNRQIARGMGITEHGVKRHLANVMSKLNCQSRTAAVAVALRSGLLELDGVGRDAS; from the coding sequence GTGGTCGATCCCGACCCGGCCTCCCGAGCGTTACTGAGCCGCTTTGCGGAGCGGGGCGGTGAGCCTGGCTCCCTTCTCTCCGCGGCCTCCGCCGCGGACATCCCGCTCGGCCGGGTGAACCGGCCGGTGACCTTGATCCTCTCGTCGGCCGCCGGGGTGGGTGATCTGTCCCTGCTGGGCCGGCTGATCGCCGACCCCGAGACCCGCGTGGTGCTAATACTGCGGTCCCTGATGCAGAACCAGCTGGACACTGCGCAGTGGGTGCTGGCCGATGCGGTGCTGCGCCTGGAGGACGTTCAGAGCGCCGCGCTGGACGAAGTGCTCCCCCCTCAGGGACGGGGTACGGTGGCGGTTTCACCCGAGGTCCTGCGGCGTGTCGTCCAGCTCGCCTCCGCCAAGGCTGAGGGCGAGGTGACGCGGCCCCGCCTCACCGAGCGTGAGACGGAGGCCCTTTGGGGGGCGGCCCAGGGGATGAGCAACCGCCAGATAGCCCGCGGGATGGGCATCACCGAGCACGGCGTGAAGCGTCACCTCGCCAATGTCATGAGCAAGCTGAACTGCCAGAGCCGGACCGCGGCCGTCGCTGTCGCGCTGCGCAGCGGTCTGCTGGAACTCGACGGCGTGGGCCGCGACGCCTCCTGA
- a CDS encoding MFS transporter yields the protein MKPERQTHTDVAGAVPSDTTEAQRHGSGHHGPGHGHHGHGHHGHGQHEPAPAHGHEEHAAQAGPPDPRRWLILALLCMAQFMLIVDVTVVNVALPTIGDELSLGPGTLTWIVTAYTLFFGSLLLLGGRLGDLLGRRRMFLAGLAVFTVASLVSGLAESGGVLITARAAQGVGAAVMSPAAMALIMTIFQGAERNRALGVWAAIGGTGAAFGVLLGGVLVSGPGWEWIFFVNVPIGLVVLLAVPALVKQQPADHGHGHSAAPSGVDLPGALTMTVTPALLIYGLVQARDHGFGAPSAWIPLLAAAVGAVLFVLAERAAAAPLVQLSFLARRSLVGGCLLMLAASGVLISAFFLCSFYLQHVLEFSALKTGLMFLPVAVATTAGAHLGGQAVSRLGWRTTAAGGMAVAVAGALLLTGLERSGDAWTEVLPGFLLLAFGLGIGFVCAITGAMHGVEHRDAGLGSGLVNTCHELGASLGIAVVAAIAGASLEGGAGGSVDGFGGAFAACAAISAAAAVVGLTLLPKGRPDPSAGPVFAH from the coding sequence GTGAAGCCCGAGAGGCAGACCCACACCGACGTGGCGGGGGCGGTGCCCTCCGACACGACCGAGGCACAGCGGCACGGAAGTGGTCATCACGGCCCCGGTCACGGACACCACGGACATGGTCACCACGGGCATGGGCAGCACGAACCGGCGCCCGCGCACGGCCACGAGGAGCACGCGGCACAGGCCGGCCCGCCGGACCCGCGTCGGTGGCTGATCCTGGCGCTGCTGTGCATGGCGCAGTTCATGCTCATCGTGGACGTGACCGTGGTGAACGTGGCCCTGCCCACGATCGGCGACGAACTCTCCCTCGGACCGGGCACGCTGACCTGGATCGTCACCGCGTACACGCTCTTCTTCGGCAGCCTGCTGCTCCTCGGCGGGCGACTCGGCGATCTGCTCGGCCGTCGGCGGATGTTCCTCGCCGGCCTCGCGGTCTTCACCGTGGCCTCCCTGGTCTCCGGACTGGCCGAGAGCGGCGGTGTGCTGATCACCGCCCGCGCCGCGCAGGGCGTCGGTGCGGCCGTCATGTCCCCGGCTGCGATGGCCCTGATCATGACGATCTTCCAGGGTGCCGAGCGCAACCGTGCGCTCGGTGTCTGGGCTGCGATCGGCGGTACCGGTGCGGCCTTCGGAGTCCTGCTCGGTGGTGTCCTGGTCTCCGGACCCGGCTGGGAGTGGATCTTCTTCGTCAACGTGCCGATCGGTCTCGTCGTCCTCCTGGCGGTCCCCGCGCTGGTCAAGCAGCAGCCCGCAGACCACGGGCACGGTCACAGCGCGGCCCCCTCGGGCGTCGACCTGCCGGGCGCACTGACCATGACGGTGACGCCCGCACTCCTCATCTACGGCCTGGTGCAGGCGCGGGACCACGGTTTCGGCGCCCCGTCCGCCTGGATCCCGCTGCTGGCCGCCGCCGTCGGAGCCGTGCTCTTCGTCCTGGCCGAGCGGGCGGCGGCCGCGCCGCTCGTGCAGCTGTCCTTCCTCGCCCGGCGCTCGTTGGTGGGCGGCTGCCTGCTGATGCTGGCCGCCTCCGGCGTCCTCATCTCGGCCTTCTTCCTCTGCTCCTTCTACCTCCAGCACGTACTGGAGTTCAGCGCGCTGAAGACCGGCCTGATGTTCCTCCCGGTCGCCGTGGCCACGACCGCCGGGGCCCATCTGGGCGGCCAGGCTGTGAGCCGACTCGGCTGGCGTACCACGGCCGCCGGCGGCATGGCGGTCGCCGTGGCGGGGGCCCTGCTGCTGACGGGCCTGGAGCGCAGCGGTGACGCCTGGACCGAGGTGCTACCTGGCTTCCTGCTGCTCGCCTTCGGTCTGGGTATCGGCTTCGTTTGCGCCATCACGGGTGCCATGCACGGTGTGGAGCACCGGGACGCGGGCCTCGGCTCCGGGCTCGTCAACACCTGTCACGAACTGGGCGCCTCGCTGGGCATCGCCGTGGTCGCCGCGATCGCCGGGGCGAGCCTGGAGGGCGGTGCCGGCGGGTCGGTCGACGGCTTCGGCGGGGCGTTCGCCGCATGCGCGGCCATCTCCGCCGCGGCCGCCGTGGTCGGCTTGACACTGCTGCCGAAGGGTCGGCCCGATCCGTCGGCGGGGCCCGTTTTCGCTCACTGA
- a CDS encoding type I polyketide synthase, whose amino-acid sequence MTGDGHTDTGAGEAVAVVGLAGRFPKARDTAEYWANLHAGRDCLEDLDADELLAAGVPKTLLEQPGYVRRAAVLDGYQEFDAEFFGLPPGTAAAMDPQHRLFLQSCWHALEDAGCDPAREDGAVGVFAAPSFSGYFGYNLLSHQDVRQFLGGGTSTALIHALTLTDPNFFATRVAHALNLRGPALTVQTACSGSLVAVHLACQSLLCGESDMALAGGMTVKVPHRVGYLHEPDSMMSADGVCRPFDAAASGTVFGSGGGVVALKRLSDALADGDRIRAVVKGTAVNNDGALKMGFSAPSVEMQAAVVAEALAVAAVDPHDVGYVEAHGTGTALGDPVELAALRQALDPDGDRTVPCLIGSAKGNIGHLEAASGIAGLIKTVLALEHHTLPGTAHHHAPNPELRLANTPFSIAAATRAWTGPRPLLAGVSSLGVGGTNAHVVLAEAPAPVPREAPAEPPVAAPVLLVSARTAEALSESRRRLADALASDPGADLADVARTLAEGRRPFGYRAAVTAPTPARAAELLRGDRTPARVPDAPLTPVLLLPGQGAQYPGMGAGLYRRGGVFRRAADHCAELFAAELGRDIRDALWGDDEAALRRTDTAQPALFTVEYALARTLEEFGIRPAALAGHSVGEFAAACLAGVVGLADAVRLVAARARLMRTAPPGEMISVRLPEHRVREHLAGTALQVAAVNEPSACVVAGPVSATAEFTARMKAAGVETATLRTAHAFHTAALEEAAERFADMARGVPLSAPVVPLVSNVTGTWMTDAEAVDPERWALQMRSPVRWSDGIGTLLQGPGRVLVETGPGRSLGSAARRHGSWSTRHRAVSAMRRVEESVDDGEALGRALGTLWETGVNVDWSAARHGRERLVTLPGYPFGRVRHWTEPAYAVRSVGPADAAGPEDAVEPETAGTAQGAPTGPAVVLAGIWAEVLGVVPIGPHDDFFDLGGDSVLATRVAARAREAGLSFRPKDVFENPTVARLVARVIVGQPAGE is encoded by the coding sequence ATGACCGGCGACGGACACACGGACACCGGTGCGGGCGAGGCGGTGGCGGTCGTCGGACTCGCCGGCCGGTTCCCCAAGGCGCGGGACACGGCCGAGTACTGGGCCAACCTGCACGCCGGACGGGACTGCCTGGAGGATCTGGACGCCGACGAGCTGCTGGCGGCGGGGGTGCCCAAGACCCTGCTGGAGCAACCCGGATACGTACGCCGGGCCGCGGTCCTCGACGGCTACCAGGAGTTCGACGCCGAGTTCTTCGGGCTGCCGCCCGGCACGGCGGCTGCGATGGACCCGCAGCACCGGCTGTTCCTCCAGAGCTGCTGGCACGCCCTGGAGGACGCCGGCTGCGACCCGGCACGCGAGGACGGCGCGGTCGGCGTGTTCGCGGCGCCCTCCTTCAGCGGTTACTTCGGCTACAACCTGCTCTCTCACCAGGACGTTCGGCAGTTCCTGGGCGGCGGCACCTCGACGGCGCTCATTCACGCGCTGACCCTGACCGACCCCAATTTCTTCGCCACCCGTGTCGCCCACGCCCTCAACCTGCGCGGACCGGCACTGACCGTGCAGACCGCCTGTTCGGGCTCGCTGGTGGCGGTGCATCTGGCCTGCCAGAGCCTGCTGTGCGGGGAGAGCGACATGGCGCTCGCCGGGGGGATGACCGTCAAGGTGCCGCACCGGGTGGGCTACTTGCACGAGCCCGACTCGATGATGTCCGCCGACGGGGTATGCCGGCCGTTCGACGCGGCAGCGAGCGGCACGGTGTTCGGCAGTGGTGGCGGCGTGGTGGCCCTCAAGCGGCTGTCCGACGCACTGGCCGACGGGGACAGGATCCGGGCGGTCGTCAAGGGCACCGCCGTCAACAACGACGGCGCGCTGAAGATGGGCTTCAGCGCACCGAGTGTCGAGATGCAGGCCGCCGTCGTCGCCGAGGCGCTGGCGGTCGCCGCCGTCGACCCGCACGACGTCGGCTACGTCGAAGCCCACGGCACCGGCACGGCCCTGGGCGACCCGGTCGAACTGGCCGCCCTGCGCCAGGCGCTGGACCCCGACGGTGACCGCACCGTGCCATGCCTGATCGGATCGGCCAAGGGGAACATCGGGCACCTGGAAGCGGCCTCCGGCATCGCCGGGCTGATCAAGACGGTCCTCGCGCTGGAGCACCACACGCTGCCGGGGACCGCCCACCACCACGCGCCCAACCCGGAGCTGCGGCTGGCGAACACGCCGTTCTCGATCGCCGCCGCGACCCGGGCCTGGACCGGTCCGCGCCCACTGCTGGCGGGCGTGAGCTCCCTCGGGGTAGGCGGTACCAACGCCCACGTGGTACTCGCCGAGGCACCGGCCCCCGTGCCACGGGAGGCACCCGCCGAACCGCCAGTCGCCGCACCGGTCTTGCTGGTGAGTGCCCGCACCGCGGAAGCCCTGAGCGAGAGCCGCCGCCGGCTGGCCGACGCCCTCGCCTCCGATCCCGGCGCCGACCTGGCCGATGTGGCCCGGACCCTCGCCGAGGGACGCAGGCCGTTCGGCTACCGTGCGGCCGTCACCGCACCCACCCCGGCGCGGGCCGCCGAGCTGCTGCGCGGCGACCGTACGCCCGCCCGGGTCCCCGATGCGCCGCTCACGCCGGTGCTGCTGCTGCCGGGCCAGGGGGCCCAGTACCCGGGCATGGGCGCCGGCCTGTACCGGCGGGGCGGGGTCTTCCGCCGTGCGGCCGACCACTGCGCCGAGCTGTTCGCGGCGGAACTCGGCCGTGACATCCGGGACGCGCTGTGGGGCGACGACGAGGCGGCGCTGCGCCGCACCGACACCGCGCAGCCGGCGCTCTTCACCGTCGAGTACGCGTTGGCACGCACGCTGGAGGAGTTCGGAATACGCCCCGCCGCGCTCGCCGGGCACAGCGTGGGCGAGTTCGCGGCGGCCTGCCTGGCCGGTGTCGTCGGACTTGCCGACGCCGTCCGGCTGGTGGCCGCCCGAGCGCGGCTCATGCGTACCGCCCCGCCGGGAGAGATGATCTCGGTACGGTTGCCCGAGCACCGGGTCCGCGAACACCTCGCCGGCACCGCGCTGCAGGTGGCCGCAGTCAACGAGCCCAGCGCGTGTGTCGTTGCCGGTCCGGTCAGCGCGACAGCGGAGTTCACCGCGCGGATGAAGGCAGCGGGTGTCGAGACCGCCACCCTGCGCACCGCTCACGCCTTCCACACGGCCGCACTGGAAGAAGCGGCGGAACGCTTCGCCGACATGGCCCGCGGTGTGCCACTGTCCGCGCCCGTCGTGCCGCTGGTGTCGAACGTCACCGGCACCTGGATGACCGACGCGGAGGCCGTCGACCCGGAGCGGTGGGCCCTGCAGATGCGCAGCCCCGTGCGGTGGTCGGACGGCATCGGCACGCTGCTGCAGGGGCCGGGCCGGGTACTGGTCGAGACAGGCCCCGGGCGCTCGCTCGGCTCCGCGGCGCGGCGGCACGGCTCCTGGTCCACACGGCATCGCGCGGTCAGCGCCATGCGGCGCGTCGAGGAGAGTGTGGACGACGGTGAGGCGCTAGGCCGCGCTCTGGGGACGCTGTGGGAAACCGGTGTGAACGTCGACTGGTCCGCCGCGCGGCACGGGCGGGAGCGCCTGGTCACGTTGCCCGGATACCCCTTCGGCCGGGTCCGGCACTGGACGGAGCCGGCGTACGCGGTGCGCTCGGTGGGGCCGGCGGACGCTGCGGGGCCGGAGGACGCCGTCGAGCCGGAGACGGCGGGCACTGCGCAGGGCGCACCGACCGGGCCGGCCGTGGTGCTGGCCGGTATCTGGGCGGAAGTCCTGGGCGTGGTGCCGATCGGCCCGCACGACGACTTCTTCGACCTGGGCGGCGACTCGGTCCTGGCGACCCGGGTCGCCGCGCGGGCGCGGGAAGCGGGACTGAGCTTTCGGCCCAAGGACGTCTTCGAGAACCCGACGGTGGCGCGGCTCGTGGCCCGGGTGATCGTGGGGCAGCCGGCGGGGGAGTAA
- a CDS encoding amino acid adenylation domain-containing protein, whose product MLRLWSKQPGFRLDMALSGGPTVSLACDAEPGDAFLDRARRIEEQLTQPLAARSAQATEPSESDPAALACRVTDHGPSLTIVWELAHDLFPAGLPDDLTAVHATLLDRLAREPEAWVAPRRPASLPAWQIAERTDANDTAQDIPAETLCGLVEAQAARTPDAVAALAEEGGLTYRQVVTSARRLARRLVALGAGPGQLVGVVVDKDLTQVPSVLGVTLSRAAYLPIDPQWPAARRAQLTEQGGVRIVVTTPRLREELEWPAGLHLVTLDDPEVRVADSGPLETAPTPDDLAYVIFTSGSTGQPKGVVIDHRGAANTLQDINRRFAVGPADRVLALSSLSFDLSVYDVFGALAAGAAVVLPSPRRAHDPEHWSELVERHGVTVWNSVPALLRLWLDAPTPAPAAAPLRLVLLSGDWIPVSLPDALRTPYPNAQVISLGGATEASIWSVHYPIGEVPAEWNRIPYGKPLANQTLHVLDHALDPCPVWTTGEIYIGGIGVAKGYWADPVRTGERFIVHPRTGERLYRTGDLGRYLPGGDIEFLGREDTQVKVNGYRIELDEIAAALRRRSGVREALVTVDTNPATNRGQLVAYLVPEDAPDTACGPLDSASSWPVVLDAASSELRRATAELAPATETFRGLWHRLEALAPTVMARGLARLGAFTTPGETATADTIVDRGGVRPLYLGLIGQWMAVLARRGTLTATGRPGEYRADRPLDADALDRDIDAVLGSLTATGADRVLLDYFTASIEHQLALLQGRVRPLQLLLPGGEWHVTEALYAANPAARLQNRIAAQAVRSFVERFPADREVRVLELGAGTGATADQVLPALPAERVAYHFTDLSTAFTEQARKRYESRHPFVRYSLLDIDEDPAGQGFPPGCADVVVAANVLHDAKDLTRTLQHVRGLLAPGGLLVMIEGTVNSPLNMISFAFLEGFGNYQDQREAPLLSVPEWREQLTAAGFPQFASVPEGEPAMDALVQHVLIAGAPSGQTVLDTTVLHKELGDLLPDYMVPHHYLVLDELPLSANGKVDRSALPSPWRELTPKEVTLPQSELEQRLLAIWSDALGRDDFGIEDNFFDLGGDSLHAVRMVGRFRTELGIEQTDDETIELLFAAPTVRELAAALAGATEARG is encoded by the coding sequence GTGCTCCGCCTCTGGTCCAAGCAGCCCGGCTTCCGCCTCGATATGGCACTGTCCGGCGGCCCCACGGTTTCGCTGGCCTGCGACGCCGAGCCTGGCGACGCCTTCCTGGACCGCGCACGCCGGATCGAGGAGCAGCTGACGCAACCGCTCGCGGCGCGATCCGCACAGGCCACCGAGCCGAGCGAGTCCGACCCGGCCGCGCTCGCCTGCCGTGTGACGGACCACGGCCCCTCCCTGACCATCGTCTGGGAGCTGGCGCACGACCTGTTCCCCGCCGGACTGCCCGACGACCTCACCGCCGTCCACGCCACGCTCCTCGACCGCCTTGCGCGGGAGCCGGAGGCCTGGGTCGCTCCCCGCCGGCCGGCCTCGCTGCCCGCCTGGCAGATCGCCGAGCGCACCGACGCCAACGACACCGCGCAGGACATCCCTGCCGAAACACTGTGCGGCCTTGTGGAGGCCCAAGCCGCGAGAACTCCCGACGCGGTGGCGGCCCTGGCCGAGGAGGGCGGACTCACCTACCGCCAGGTCGTCACGAGCGCCCGCCGCCTGGCCCGCCGACTGGTCGCGCTGGGCGCCGGACCCGGGCAACTGGTCGGCGTCGTCGTCGACAAGGACCTCACCCAGGTGCCCTCCGTGCTCGGCGTCACCCTTTCCCGCGCCGCCTACCTGCCGATCGACCCGCAGTGGCCCGCCGCCCGCCGGGCGCAGCTGACGGAACAGGGCGGCGTGCGGATCGTGGTGACCACGCCACGGCTGCGTGAGGAACTGGAATGGCCCGCCGGCCTCCACCTCGTCACACTCGACGACCCCGAGGTACGCGTCGCCGACAGCGGTCCGCTGGAGACCGCGCCCACCCCCGACGACCTGGCGTACGTGATCTTCACCTCGGGCTCCACCGGTCAGCCCAAAGGCGTCGTCATCGACCACCGAGGCGCCGCCAACACCCTCCAGGACATCAACCGGCGCTTCGCCGTCGGGCCCGCCGACCGCGTGCTCGCCCTGTCCTCGCTCAGCTTCGACCTCTCCGTGTACGACGTCTTCGGTGCCCTCGCCGCGGGCGCGGCCGTGGTCCTGCCGTCCCCGCGCCGGGCGCACGACCCCGAGCACTGGTCGGAGCTGGTGGAGCGGCACGGCGTCACCGTCTGGAACTCCGTCCCCGCCCTCCTGCGCCTCTGGCTCGACGCCCCGACGCCGGCACCGGCCGCGGCTCCGCTGCGCCTCGTCCTGCTCAGCGGCGACTGGATTCCCGTCTCGCTGCCTGACGCGCTGCGTACCCCCTACCCCAACGCGCAGGTGATCAGCCTCGGCGGCGCCACTGAGGCGTCCATCTGGTCGGTGCACTACCCGATCGGTGAGGTCCCCGCCGAGTGGAACCGCATCCCCTACGGCAAGCCGCTGGCGAACCAGACGCTCCACGTCCTCGACCACGCGCTCGATCCGTGCCCGGTGTGGACGACCGGCGAGATCTACATCGGCGGCATCGGCGTGGCCAAGGGCTACTGGGCCGACCCGGTCAGGACCGGCGAGCGGTTCATCGTCCACCCGCGCACCGGCGAGCGGCTGTACCGCACGGGTGACCTCGGCCGCTACCTGCCCGGCGGTGACATCGAGTTCCTGGGGCGGGAGGACACCCAGGTCAAGGTCAACGGCTACCGCATCGAACTCGACGAGATCGCCGCCGCACTGCGCCGCCGGTCCGGAGTGCGCGAAGCCCTCGTCACCGTCGACACCAACCCCGCCACGAACCGCGGGCAGCTGGTCGCCTACCTGGTCCCCGAGGACGCCCCGGACACGGCCTGCGGCCCCCTGGACAGTGCCTCCAGCTGGCCCGTCGTGCTCGACGCGGCGAGCAGTGAACTGCGCCGCGCGACCGCCGAACTCGCACCCGCCACGGAGACGTTCCGGGGACTGTGGCACCGGCTGGAAGCCCTCGCCCCCACCGTCATGGCCCGCGGCCTGGCCCGGCTCGGCGCGTTCACCACGCCCGGAGAGACCGCCACCGCGGACACGATCGTCGACCGTGGTGGTGTCCGCCCCCTGTACCTCGGGCTGATCGGCCAGTGGATGGCCGTCCTCGCACGGCGGGGCACGCTCACCGCGACCGGGCGGCCCGGCGAGTACCGCGCGGACCGGCCCCTCGACGCCGACGCCCTCGACCGGGACATCGACGCCGTTCTCGGATCGCTGACCGCGACCGGCGCTGACCGGGTGCTCCTCGACTACTTCACCGCGAGCATCGAGCACCAGCTCGCACTGCTCCAGGGCCGGGTGCGCCCGCTCCAGCTGCTGCTGCCCGGCGGTGAATGGCATGTGACCGAGGCGCTGTATGCGGCCAACCCCGCCGCCCGGCTGCAGAACCGGATCGCCGCCCAGGCCGTCCGCTCCTTCGTCGAGCGCTTCCCGGCCGACCGCGAGGTACGCGTCCTGGAACTCGGCGCGGGCACCGGCGCCACTGCGGACCAGGTGCTCCCCGCTTTGCCGGCCGAGCGGGTCGCCTACCACTTCACCGACCTGTCGACGGCCTTCACCGAGCAGGCCAGGAAGCGCTACGAGAGCCGCCACCCGTTCGTGCGCTACAGCCTGCTCGACATCGACGAGGACCCGGCCGGTCAGGGCTTCCCCCCCGGCTGCGCCGACGTCGTCGTCGCAGCCAACGTCCTGCACGATGCCAAGGACCTGACCAGGACCCTGCAACACGTACGCGGGCTGCTCGCGCCCGGCGGACTCCTGGTCATGATCGAAGGCACCGTCAACTCTCCGCTGAACATGATCAGCTTCGCCTTCCTGGAGGGCTTCGGAAACTATCAGGACCAGCGGGAGGCGCCTCTGCTGTCGGTGCCCGAGTGGCGCGAGCAGCTGACGGCGGCGGGATTCCCGCAGTTCGCCTCGGTGCCCGAGGGGGAGCCGGCCATGGACGCGCTCGTCCAGCACGTCCTGATCGCGGGCGCTCCGTCCGGCCAGACGGTCCTGGACACCACGGTGCTGCACAAGGAGCTGGGTGATCTGCTGCCCGACTACATGGTCCCGCACCACTACCTCGTCCTCGACGAGCTGCCGCTGAGCGCCAACGGCAAGGTGGACCGCTCCGCCCTGCCCTCGCCGTGGCGCGAGCTCACTCCGAAGGAGGTGACGCTGCCGCAGAGCGAGCTGGAACAGCGCCTGCTGGCCATATGGTCCGACGCGCTGGGCCGCGACGACTTCGGAATCGAGGACAACTTCTTCGACCTCGGCGGCGACTCCCTCCACGCGGTCCGCATGGTCGGCAGATTTCGCACCGAACTGGGCATCGAACAGACCGACGACGAGACGATCGAGCTGCTGTTCGCCGCGCCTACCGTCAGGGAACTGGCGGCCGCCCTGGCCGGGGCCACGGAGGCGCGGGGATGA